The following coding sequences lie in one Musa acuminata AAA Group cultivar baxijiao chromosome BXJ3-1, Cavendish_Baxijiao_AAA, whole genome shotgun sequence genomic window:
- the LOC135584455 gene encoding aspartyl protease family protein At5g10770-like isoform X2 codes for MASLSSSILPTLMVVLMCSHVRGEQGSYHKISIHSLLPSKVCSSFKDLNLTRLKVTHRHGPCSPLRSHPTPLHEQILDEDRSRVDSLRRRIAAAATSAKLDRQRGSQVGSKITVRPGSSVSTGNYVVTVGFGTPKRDQTVIFDTGSDITWIQCQPCVTYCYEQQDPIFNPSASSTYANISCSSTYCSDLDISGCSSSACLYGVQYGDNSFSIGFFAQDTLTLSPTDVIPKFPFGCGERNRGLFGKAAGLMGLGHGKLSLVTQTYQKYGGVFAYCLPPTSSSTGYLTFGTGYPSSKVKFTPMVTDASTPTFYYLNLMAISVAGQRLPISAKVFNDAGTIIDSGTVITRLPPTAYSALRSAFRQAMSSYKTASALSILDTCYDFTGHSTVSIPTVALQFGGGVTMELDLSGTLYVGSLSQVCLAFAANDDDSDVGILGNVQQKTFNVVYDVSKKKIGFGPGAC; via the exons ATGGCTTCTCTTTCCTCTTCTATTCTTCCTACACTAATGGTTGTTCTTATGTGTTCCCATGTCAGGGGAGAACAAGGAAGCTATCACAAGATCAGCATTCATTCTTTATTGCCTAGCAAAGTGTGTTCATCATTCAAAG ACTTAAATTTGACGAGGTTGAAGGTAACTCACCGGCACGGACCATGCTCGCCGCTCCGCAGCCACCCGACGCCCCTCCACGAGCAGATTCTAGATGAGGATCGATCCCGAGTCGATTCACTCCGCCGCCGGATCGCCGCCGCTGCTACCTCGGCCAAGTTGGACAGGCAGCGGGGGTCGCAGGTGGGATCGAAGATCACAGTGCGGCCCGGCAGCTCTGTAAGTACCGGAAACTACGTCGTCACCGTCGGATTCGGCACCCCGAAGAGGGACCAAACCGTCATCTTCGACAccgggagcgacatcacatggatCCAGTGCCAGCCATGCGTCACCTACTGCTACGAGCAGCAAGACCCGATCTTTAACCCATCTGCCTCCTCTACTTACGCCAACATCTCGTGCAGCTCCACCTACTGCTCCGATCTCGATATCTCCGGCTGCAGCTCGTCCGCCTGTCTCTACGGGGTGCAGTACGGCGATAACTCCTTCAGCATCGGCTTCTTTGCCCAGGACACGCTCACGTTGTCCCCCACCGACGTAATACCCAAGTTCCCGTTCGGGTGCGGCGAGAGGAACCGCGGGCTCTTCGGCAAGGCCGCAGGGCTGATGGGCCTCGGCCACGGTAAGCTGTCGCTGGTCACGCAGACGTACCAAAAATACGGTGGCGTCTTCGCCTACTGCCTGCCGCCGACGTCGAGCTCCACGGGCTACTTGACCTTCGGCACCGGCTACCCATCGTCAAAAGTCAAGTTCACGCCGATGGTGACGGACGCGAGCACGCCGACTTTCTACTACCTCAATCTGATGGCTATAAGCGTCGCCGGCCAGCGCCTCCCGATATCGGCGAAAGTGTTCAACGACGCCGGGACGATCATCGACTCCGGCACCGTCATCACACGGCTCCCGCCGACGGCGTACTCCGCGCTGCGGTCGGCGTTCCGGCAGGCCATGTCAAGCTACAAGACGGCATCTGCGCTGTCCATACTGGACACGTGCTACGACTTCACAGGACACAGCACGGTGTCCATTCCGACGGTGGCGTTGCAGTTCGGCGGTGGCGTGACGATGGAGCTCGACTTGTCGGGGACACTCTACGTCGGGAGCCTGTCGCAGGTCTGCCTAGCCTTCGCCGCCAATGACGATGACAGCGATGTGGGCATACTGGGGAACGTGCAGCAGAAGACCTTCAACGTAGTCTATGATGTCTCCAAGAAAAAGATTGGGTTCGGCCCAGGAGCCTGTTAG
- the LOC135584455 gene encoding aspartyl protease family protein At5g10770-like isoform X1 has translation MASLSSSILPTLMVVLMCSHVRGEQGSYHKISIHSLLPSKVCSSFKESADLNLTRLKVTHRHGPCSPLRSHPTPLHEQILDEDRSRVDSLRRRIAAAATSAKLDRQRGSQVGSKITVRPGSSVSTGNYVVTVGFGTPKRDQTVIFDTGSDITWIQCQPCVTYCYEQQDPIFNPSASSTYANISCSSTYCSDLDISGCSSSACLYGVQYGDNSFSIGFFAQDTLTLSPTDVIPKFPFGCGERNRGLFGKAAGLMGLGHGKLSLVTQTYQKYGGVFAYCLPPTSSSTGYLTFGTGYPSSKVKFTPMVTDASTPTFYYLNLMAISVAGQRLPISAKVFNDAGTIIDSGTVITRLPPTAYSALRSAFRQAMSSYKTASALSILDTCYDFTGHSTVSIPTVALQFGGGVTMELDLSGTLYVGSLSQVCLAFAANDDDSDVGILGNVQQKTFNVVYDVSKKKIGFGPGAC, from the exons ATGGCTTCTCTTTCCTCTTCTATTCTTCCTACACTAATGGTTGTTCTTATGTGTTCCCATGTCAGGGGAGAACAAGGAAGCTATCACAAGATCAGCATTCATTCTTTATTGCCTAGCAAAGTGTGTTCATCATTCAAAG AGTCTGCAGACTTAAATTTGACGAGGTTGAAGGTAACTCACCGGCACGGACCATGCTCGCCGCTCCGCAGCCACCCGACGCCCCTCCACGAGCAGATTCTAGATGAGGATCGATCCCGAGTCGATTCACTCCGCCGCCGGATCGCCGCCGCTGCTACCTCGGCCAAGTTGGACAGGCAGCGGGGGTCGCAGGTGGGATCGAAGATCACAGTGCGGCCCGGCAGCTCTGTAAGTACCGGAAACTACGTCGTCACCGTCGGATTCGGCACCCCGAAGAGGGACCAAACCGTCATCTTCGACAccgggagcgacatcacatggatCCAGTGCCAGCCATGCGTCACCTACTGCTACGAGCAGCAAGACCCGATCTTTAACCCATCTGCCTCCTCTACTTACGCCAACATCTCGTGCAGCTCCACCTACTGCTCCGATCTCGATATCTCCGGCTGCAGCTCGTCCGCCTGTCTCTACGGGGTGCAGTACGGCGATAACTCCTTCAGCATCGGCTTCTTTGCCCAGGACACGCTCACGTTGTCCCCCACCGACGTAATACCCAAGTTCCCGTTCGGGTGCGGCGAGAGGAACCGCGGGCTCTTCGGCAAGGCCGCAGGGCTGATGGGCCTCGGCCACGGTAAGCTGTCGCTGGTCACGCAGACGTACCAAAAATACGGTGGCGTCTTCGCCTACTGCCTGCCGCCGACGTCGAGCTCCACGGGCTACTTGACCTTCGGCACCGGCTACCCATCGTCAAAAGTCAAGTTCACGCCGATGGTGACGGACGCGAGCACGCCGACTTTCTACTACCTCAATCTGATGGCTATAAGCGTCGCCGGCCAGCGCCTCCCGATATCGGCGAAAGTGTTCAACGACGCCGGGACGATCATCGACTCCGGCACCGTCATCACACGGCTCCCGCCGACGGCGTACTCCGCGCTGCGGTCGGCGTTCCGGCAGGCCATGTCAAGCTACAAGACGGCATCTGCGCTGTCCATACTGGACACGTGCTACGACTTCACAGGACACAGCACGGTGTCCATTCCGACGGTGGCGTTGCAGTTCGGCGGTGGCGTGACGATGGAGCTCGACTTGTCGGGGACACTCTACGTCGGGAGCCTGTCGCAGGTCTGCCTAGCCTTCGCCGCCAATGACGATGACAGCGATGTGGGCATACTGGGGAACGTGCAGCAGAAGACCTTCAACGTAGTCTATGATGTCTCCAAGAAAAAGATTGGGTTCGGCCCAGGAGCCTGTTAG